A single Flavobacteriales bacterium DNA region contains:
- a CDS encoding YncE family protein produces MKITGYIGVFILLGLYSCEKEGIGPVNVNSKDYSLIDTTESVFIINEGNFQWGNSSITHYSVKTNEVTQEVFKGVNGRSLGDIAQSMEVYNGKGYIVVNNSNRIEVVDLNTFELLGTIDGLVAPRYIQIIDSAKAYVTDLYADYVAIFNPETYQVIGQVDIEGFTEEMEMTNDKVYITNVDTSSISGDRLYIVDANSDAVLSSLELQRSPGSIVLDKDNKLWILSSGGYQEELPKLVQIDPLLDKVIREFTFNSLSMSPNKLVINGEGNMLYFLNGGVFKMSIYDLELPQVETISSEGHLFYGLGVDPVSGDVYLADAVDYVQSGTIYVHDGESGSMINSFPSGIIPGNFAFK; encoded by the coding sequence ATGAAAATAACGGGTTATATAGGTGTATTTATATTGCTTGGGCTTTACTCTTGCGAAAAAGAAGGTATAGGACCGGTTAATGTGAATAGCAAAGATTATTCTTTAATCGATACAACAGAATCTGTATTTATAATAAATGAAGGCAATTTTCAATGGGGTAATTCTTCAATTACTCATTACAGTGTAAAAACGAATGAGGTTACTCAAGAAGTATTTAAAGGAGTAAATGGAAGGTCTCTTGGTGATATTGCTCAAAGTATGGAGGTATATAACGGAAAAGGGTACATCGTTGTAAATAATTCGAATAGGATAGAAGTAGTTGATTTAAATACGTTCGAGTTATTGGGGACAATTGATGGCCTTGTCGCTCCACGGTATATTCAAATAATCGATTCTGCAAAGGCTTATGTTACAGACCTGTATGCTGATTATGTTGCCATTTTTAATCCGGAAACGTATCAAGTTATTGGGCAGGTTGACATAGAGGGGTTTACGGAAGAAATGGAAATGACGAACGATAAAGTCTATATAACAAATGTAGATACTTCGTCAATCTCTGGAGATCGTTTATACATTGTAGATGCCAATTCAGATGCTGTACTTTCTTCGTTGGAACTACAGCGTAGCCCAGGAAGTATCGTTCTCGATAAGGACAATAAATTATGGATATTATCGAGTGGAGGATACCAAGAAGAGTTGCCTAAACTCGTTCAAATAGATCCTTTGTTAGACAAAGTAATTAGAGAATTTACGTTTAATTCTTTATCAATGTCACCCAATAAACTAGTTATTAATGGTGAAGGGAATATGCTGTATTTCTTAAACGGAGGTGTATTCAAAATGTCTATTTATGATTTAGAATTACCTCAAGTGGAAACCATTTCTAGCGAAGGGCATCTTTTTTATGGATTGGGCGTAGACCCGGTAAGCGGTGATGTATATCTTGCCGATGCGGTAGATTATGTTCAATCGGGGACAATTTATGTGCATGATGGAGAATCGGGTAGCATGATTAACTCTTTTCCTTCAGGTATTATACCGGGCAATTTTGCTTTTAAATAA